One region of Jatrophihabitans cynanchi genomic DNA includes:
- a CDS encoding type II secretion system F family protein: MSPSWLIGALLGLVAALGAVIAVRALPPMRPVRLADRIAPYLADTPPPSRLLTAPDSDTAPFGVIRKVFGPALRDVIGLLDRLVGGTASVRRRLTGLGSDLAVEDFRIEQVLCGAAGLLGGGVALAGLSSLAGRFNPVLVGAGALGGLVLGVLARDWWLSRQLEQREQVMLAEFPVMADLLALAVVAGEAPADALRRVCRLTSGELARDLDGALARTRAGAPLTVALTELADRTSLEPFTRFLQGLVVALERGTPLADVLRAQAMDVRELGKRALLEAGGRKEITMMVPVVFLLLPVTVLFALYPGLLTLTSLAR, translated from the coding sequence ATGAGTCCGAGCTGGCTGATCGGCGCACTGCTCGGCCTCGTCGCTGCACTCGGTGCCGTGATCGCGGTGCGCGCGCTGCCGCCGATGCGGCCGGTGCGGCTGGCGGACCGGATCGCGCCGTACCTCGCCGACACGCCGCCGCCCTCGCGCCTGCTCACCGCGCCGGATTCCGACACCGCACCGTTCGGGGTGATCCGCAAGGTCTTCGGCCCGGCACTGCGTGACGTGATCGGACTGCTGGACCGGTTGGTCGGCGGCACCGCGTCGGTTCGCAGGCGCCTCACCGGGCTCGGCAGCGACCTCGCGGTCGAGGACTTCCGGATCGAACAGGTGCTCTGCGGCGCCGCCGGGTTGCTCGGGGGTGGCGTCGCCCTTGCCGGGCTGAGTTCGCTGGCCGGGCGGTTCAACCCGGTTCTCGTCGGTGCGGGCGCGCTCGGCGGGCTCGTGCTCGGAGTGCTCGCCCGCGACTGGTGGCTCAGCCGCCAGCTCGAGCAGCGGGAACAGGTGATGCTGGCCGAGTTCCCGGTGATGGCGGACCTGCTTGCTCTCGCGGTCGTCGCGGGGGAGGCGCCGGCCGACGCCCTGCGGCGGGTGTGCCGGCTGACCAGCGGCGAACTGGCCCGCGACCTGGACGGCGCCCTAGCGCGCACCCGCGCGGGCGCTCCGCTGACGGTCGCGCTCACCGAACTGGCCGACCGGACCAGCCTGGAGCCGTTCACCAGGTTCCTGCAGGGGCTCGTCGTCGCGCTCGAGCGCGGCACCCCGCTTGCCGACGTGCTCCGGGCGCAGGCGATGGACGTGCGCGAGCTGGGCAAGCGCGCGTTGCTGGAGGCGGGCGGCCGCAAGGAGATCACCATGATGGTCCCGGTCGTGTTCCTGCTGTTGCCGGTGACGGTGCTGTTCGCCCTGTACCCCGGCCTGCTGACGCTGACGTCCCTGGCCCGGTGA
- a CDS encoding type II secretion system F family protein, with amino-acid sequence MGAVLGLALGIGLLLIWRSGRRAPLVTSPRTSGWAARRHQLIRQAGVDGVGGTQLLFAQFGCSVAASLVVLVLTRTLTVALCFCVFAFFLPTVVLRRMRRKRQVALRELWPEAVDNLASAVRAGMSLPEGLSALAVRGPAELRPAFGRFATAYRASGRFGECLDRLEADLADPVGDRVCETMRVAHEVGGSDVGSVLRMLSELLRSDARTRAELETRQGWIVNAARLAVAAPWVVLLLLGTRSTTLHAYDSGGGALLLAIGAVVCVIAYRMMLRIGRLPEDRRVLR; translated from the coding sequence GTGGGAGCGGTCCTCGGCCTCGCACTCGGCATCGGGCTGTTGCTGATCTGGCGCAGCGGCCGCCGAGCCCCGCTTGTCACCTCGCCGCGAACCTCCGGCTGGGCGGCCCGTAGGCACCAGCTGATCCGGCAGGCGGGCGTCGACGGTGTCGGCGGGACCCAGCTGCTGTTCGCACAGTTCGGCTGTTCGGTAGCAGCGTCGCTCGTCGTCCTGGTCCTGACGCGAACGCTCACCGTCGCGCTGTGTTTCTGCGTCTTCGCCTTCTTCCTGCCCACCGTCGTGCTGCGCCGGATGCGCCGTAAGCGCCAGGTCGCGCTGCGTGAACTGTGGCCCGAGGCCGTGGACAATCTCGCGTCGGCCGTCCGGGCCGGCATGTCGCTGCCCGAAGGGCTGTCGGCGCTGGCGGTTCGCGGCCCGGCGGAGCTGCGACCGGCGTTCGGACGGTTCGCGACCGCGTACCGCGCGAGTGGCCGATTCGGCGAGTGCCTCGACCGGCTCGAGGCCGATCTGGCCGATCCGGTGGGCGATCGGGTCTGCGAGACGATGCGCGTCGCCCACGAGGTAGGTGGCAGCGACGTCGGCTCGGTGCTGCGGATGCTGTCCGAGCTGTTGCGTTCGGACGCCCGCACCCGCGCCGAGTTGGAGACCAGGCAGGGTTGGATCGTGAACGCGGCACGGCTCGCGGTCGCGGCACCGTGGGTGGTGCTGCTCCTGCTCGGCACCAGGTCGACCACCTTGCACGCGTACGACTCCGGCGGCGGCGCACTGCTGCTCGCCATCGGTGCGGTGGTGTGCGTGATCGCGTACCGGATGATGTTGCGGATCGGACGGCTGCCCGAGGATCGGCGGGTTCTGCGATGA
- a CDS encoding CpaF family protein produces the protein MEADVRELVRRRGIDPALDPGAVARLIDEVVAEYLNRATTSPLPPLGDAALVARAVHDAVAGFGALQPLLDDPAIEEIWINEPGRVFVARRGRSELTTVILTGEQVAELVERMLRTTGRRLDLSTPFVDAQLPDGSRLHVVIPSITRRHMAVNIRKFVLGLSSLEELIAAGSLTEQAARFLEASVAAGLNVLVAGGTQAGKTTMLNALCAAIPARERVVTVEEVFELQVPLPDVVAMQTRQPNLEGTGEIPLRRLVKEALRMRPSRLIVGEVRQEECLDLLVALNSGLPGMCTLHANSAREALVKMCTLPLLAGENVSAAFVVPTVATSVDLVVHLSVEASGARRVREIVGVTGRVEGDVIETTELFTTIRGRLERGEGYPPRPERYEAAGIDLLGALGRRSERTLQSAVREA, from the coding sequence ATCGAGGCCGACGTCCGCGAGCTGGTGCGTCGCCGCGGCATCGACCCGGCACTCGACCCCGGCGCCGTGGCTCGCCTTATCGACGAGGTGGTCGCCGAGTACCTGAACCGGGCCACCACCTCACCGCTGCCGCCGCTCGGCGACGCGGCCCTGGTGGCCCGCGCGGTGCACGACGCCGTCGCCGGGTTCGGCGCGCTGCAGCCGCTTCTCGACGATCCGGCGATCGAGGAGATCTGGATCAACGAACCGGGCCGTGTGTTCGTCGCGCGCCGCGGCCGCTCCGAGCTCACCACCGTGATCCTGACCGGCGAGCAGGTGGCCGAGCTGGTGGAACGCATGCTGCGTACCACTGGCCGGCGGCTCGACCTGTCCACGCCGTTCGTCGACGCGCAGCTCCCGGACGGCAGCCGGCTGCACGTCGTGATCCCGAGCATCACCCGCCGCCACATGGCGGTGAACATCCGCAAGTTCGTGCTCGGGCTGTCCTCGCTCGAGGAGCTGATCGCGGCGGGTTCGCTCACCGAGCAGGCGGCCCGGTTCCTGGAGGCATCGGTCGCGGCGGGGCTGAACGTTCTCGTCGCGGGCGGCACGCAGGCGGGCAAGACGACGATGCTCAACGCGCTGTGCGCAGCGATCCCGGCACGCGAGCGGGTGGTCACCGTCGAGGAGGTCTTCGAACTGCAGGTGCCGCTTCCGGACGTGGTCGCCATGCAGACCCGCCAGCCCAACCTTGAGGGCACTGGCGAGATCCCGTTGCGGCGCCTGGTGAAAGAAGCCCTGCGCATGCGGCCGTCCCGGCTGATCGTGGGCGAGGTGCGGCAGGAGGAGTGCCTCGACCTGCTGGTGGCCTTGAACTCCGGGCTGCCCGGCATGTGCACGCTGCACGCGAACTCCGCGCGCGAGGCGCTGGTGAAGATGTGCACGCTCCCGCTGCTGGCGGGCGAGAACGTGTCGGCCGCATTCGTCGTGCCCACCGTGGCGACCTCGGTCGACCTGGTGGTGCACCTGAGCGTCGAGGCGAGCGGGGCGCGTCGGGTGCGCGAGATCGTCGGCGTGACCGGACGGGTCGAGGGCGACGTCATCGAGACGACCGAGCTGTTCACCACGATCCGCGGGCGGCTGGAACGGGGTGAGGGGTACCCGCCCAGGCCGGAGCGGTACGAGGCGGCCGGCATCGACCTGCTGGGCGCTTTGGGCCGGCGCTCCGAACGCACCTTGCAGTCGGCAGTGCGCGAGGCCTGA
- a CDS encoding MFS transporter gives MAQRTSGRLASLQRDKDHPHYKWVALSNTTLGVFMATINASIVIIALPAIFRGIDLDPLQPGNISYLLWILMGFLVVTAVLVVSLGRLGDIYGRVRIYNAGFAVFTLGSIALAVDPMHGGGGAMWLIVWRVVQGIGGAMLFANSTAILTDAFPADRRGMAMGINQVAALAGSFIGLIAGGLLAEVDWRLVFFVSVPFGIIGTFWSYRSLHELGERRASKVDWWGNLLFGVGLTAVLVAITYGIQPYRQQTMGWTNPWVLLGLIGGGLLLVVFCFVETKVEAPMFAMPLFRIRAFWAGNLAGLLASVARGGMQFMLIIWLQGIWLPLHGYKFEDTPLWAGIYLVPLTIAFLVAGPLSGALSDRFGARAFATGGLLLVALSFLGFVLLPTDFRYWQFAGLLVLNGIGSGLFSAPNTTAIMNSVPAHQRGAASGMRATFQNSGFSLSIGVFFSLMIAGLAATLPATLKSGLLAHHVPQAAATTVANAPPVGSLFAAFLGYNPIQTLVGKQTLSTLPASDQATLAGREFFPHLISQPFHHGLVIAFGMAIVMSVIGAVASLFRGTRYIHVDDAVGATTTAEAA, from the coding sequence ATGGCACAGCGCACCTCGGGCCGCCTGGCGTCCCTGCAACGAGACAAGGACCACCCGCACTACAAGTGGGTGGCGCTGTCGAACACCACGCTCGGCGTGTTCATGGCGACGATCAACGCCTCGATCGTGATCATCGCGCTGCCCGCGATCTTCCGGGGCATCGACCTGGATCCGCTGCAGCCGGGCAACATCAGCTACCTGCTGTGGATCCTGATGGGATTCCTCGTCGTGACGGCGGTGCTGGTCGTCTCGCTCGGGCGCCTCGGCGACATCTACGGCCGGGTCCGGATCTACAACGCCGGCTTCGCCGTCTTCACGCTCGGCTCGATCGCGCTCGCGGTGGACCCGATGCACGGGGGCGGCGGTGCGATGTGGCTGATCGTGTGGCGCGTCGTGCAGGGCATCGGCGGCGCCATGCTGTTCGCCAACTCGACAGCGATCCTCACCGACGCGTTCCCGGCTGACCGGCGCGGCATGGCGATGGGCATCAACCAGGTCGCCGCGCTCGCCGGCTCGTTCATCGGGCTGATCGCCGGCGGCCTGCTCGCCGAGGTCGACTGGCGCCTGGTGTTCTTCGTGTCCGTGCCGTTCGGGATCATCGGCACGTTCTGGTCCTACCGCAGCCTGCACGAACTGGGCGAGCGGCGCGCGTCCAAGGTCGACTGGTGGGGCAACCTGCTGTTCGGCGTCGGCCTCACCGCGGTGCTGGTCGCGATCACCTACGGCATCCAGCCGTACCGGCAGCAGACGATGGGCTGGACGAACCCGTGGGTGCTGCTCGGCCTGATCGGCGGCGGGCTGCTGCTCGTGGTGTTCTGCTTCGTCGAGACCAAGGTCGAAGCGCCGATGTTCGCGATGCCGCTGTTCCGGATCCGCGCGTTCTGGGCGGGCAACCTGGCCGGCCTGCTGGCGTCCGTCGCGCGCGGCGGCATGCAGTTCATGCTGATCATCTGGTTGCAGGGCATCTGGTTGCCACTGCACGGCTACAAGTTCGAGGACACCCCGCTGTGGGCGGGCATCTACCTGGTTCCGCTGACGATCGCGTTCCTGGTGGCCGGGCCGCTGTCCGGCGCGCTGTCGGACCGGTTCGGGGCGCGCGCGTTCGCCACCGGCGGGCTGCTGCTCGTCGCGCTCAGCTTCCTCGGCTTCGTGCTGCTGCCCACCGACTTCCGGTACTGGCAGTTCGCCGGCCTGCTCGTGCTGAACGGGATCGGCTCCGGGCTGTTCTCGGCGCCGAACACGACCGCGATCATGAACAGCGTCCCGGCGCACCAGCGCGGCGCGGCGTCCGGCATGCGCGCTACCTTCCAGAACTCCGGCTTCTCGCTGTCGATCGGCGTGTTCTTCTCGCTGATGATCGCCGGGCTGGCCGCGACGCTGCCGGCCACCCTCAAGAGCGGGCTGCTCGCGCACCACGTGCCGCAGGCGGCCGCCACCACGGTCGCGAACGCGCCGCCGGTAGGCAGCCTGTTCGCCGCGTTCCTCGGTTACAACCCGATCCAGACGCTGGTGGGCAAGCAGACGTTGTCGACACTGCCGGCTTCGGACCAGGCCACGCTCGCCGGCCGCGAGTTCTTCCCGCACCTGATCTCGCAACCGTTCCACCACGGGTTGGTGATCGCGTTCGGCATGGCGATCGTGATGTCGGTGATCGGCGCGGTGGCCTCGCTGTTCCGGGGCACCCGGTACATCCATGTCGACGACGCCGTCGGGGCGACCACGACCGCCGAGGCGGCCTGA
- a CDS encoding acyl-CoA dehydrogenase family protein, with translation MARLAQTAGLTDVQTEILSAVRTFVDKEIIPNAQELEHADEFPEAIVEQMKQMGLFGLTIAEEFGGLGESLLTYALVVEQIARGWMSISGVINTHFIVAYMINQHGTDEQKQRLLPKMASGEIRGAFSMSEPECGSDVSAIKSKATQEGAEFVLNGQKMWLTNGSRAGVVATLVKDELGGDSVYKNMTTFLIEKEPGFGETRPGLTIPGKIEKMGYKGVETTEMVLDGVRVPAGSILGGEAGRGRGFYQMMDGVEVGRVNVAARACGISIRAFELAVQYAQQRRTFGKQIADHQAIAFKLAEMATKVEAAHLMMVNAARLKDAGERNDVEAGMAKLLASEYCAEVTQEAFRIHGGYGYSKEYEIERLMREAPFLLIGEGTSEIQKTIISRGLLREYKASQ, from the coding sequence ATGGCGCGCCTTGCCCAGACCGCCGGCCTGACGGATGTGCAGACCGAGATCCTGTCCGCGGTGCGGACGTTCGTGGACAAGGAGATCATCCCGAACGCGCAGGAGCTCGAGCACGCCGACGAGTTCCCGGAGGCGATCGTCGAGCAGATGAAGCAGATGGGCCTGTTCGGGCTGACCATCGCTGAGGAGTTCGGCGGCCTGGGGGAGTCGCTGTTGACCTATGCGTTGGTGGTGGAGCAGATCGCGCGGGGCTGGATGTCCATCTCCGGAGTGATCAACACCCACTTCATCGTCGCGTACATGATCAACCAGCACGGCACGGACGAGCAGAAGCAGCGGCTGCTGCCGAAGATGGCCAGCGGCGAGATCCGCGGCGCGTTCTCGATGAGCGAGCCGGAGTGCGGTTCGGACGTCTCGGCGATCAAGTCCAAGGCGACTCAGGAGGGTGCGGAGTTCGTCCTCAACGGGCAGAAGATGTGGCTGACCAACGGCTCGCGCGCCGGCGTCGTCGCCACCCTGGTGAAGGACGAGCTCGGCGGCGACTCGGTCTACAAGAACATGACCACCTTCCTCATCGAGAAGGAGCCCGGCTTCGGCGAGACCCGGCCGGGCCTCACCATCCCCGGCAAGATCGAGAAGATGGGCTACAAGGGCGTCGAGACCACCGAGATGGTGCTCGACGGCGTGCGGGTGCCGGCCGGTTCGATCCTGGGCGGCGAGGCGGGTCGCGGACGTGGCTTCTACCAGATGATGGACGGCGTCGAGGTGGGCCGGGTCAACGTGGCCGCCCGCGCGTGCGGGATCTCGATCCGCGCCTTCGAGCTGGCCGTGCAGTACGCCCAGCAGCGCAGGACGTTCGGCAAGCAGATCGCCGACCACCAGGCGATCGCGTTCAAGCTCGCCGAGATGGCGACCAAGGTCGAGGCCGCGCACCTGATGATGGTGAACGCCGCCCGGCTCAAGGACGCCGGCGAGCGCAACGACGTCGAGGCCGGCATGGCCAAGCTGCTCGCATCCGAGTACTGCGCCGAGGTGACCCAGGAGGCGTTCCGCATCCACGGCGGCTACGGCTACTCCAAGGAGTACGAGATCGAGCGCCTGATGCGCGAGGCGCCGTTCCTGCTCATCGGCGAGGGCACCTCGGAGATCCAGAAGACGATCATCAGCCGCGGCCTGCTTCGCGAGTACAAGGCTTCACAGTAG
- a CDS encoding S53 family peptidase produces MLTRRRAGRTTRFAGTLTGLTALVAGAIVPLAAPAVAAGGMTPAIGVHPDAKVVGQATGRDGTVLFGCQVTTPAGCYGPDQIRAAYGVDKLANFGLDGRGRTIVIVDAFQSPTIQHDLDTFDALWGLPDATVNIIAPQGLTPFDQNDANQTGWAGEITLDVEWAHAIAPKARLDLVLAKSNDDADILAATRFAVDHSLGDVISQSFGEAEQCMDPALLKAQHRLFQQATRKGITLLASAGDQGSAQPTCDGTSFFKAASTPATDPNVTAVGGTILDADGTTGAYHSETTWNEPAFQAAGGGGYSVLYREPAYQVFSQRSHMRAVPDVSYNAAIIGGVLAVWSSSGQGADLVFRFGGTSAGSPQWAGLVALADQARHGRVGMINDTLYALSLSRHTYNAVFHDVTTGDNTYHGDVTVPGFAATRGWDAATGLGTPKADRLVPILAISR; encoded by the coding sequence ATGCTCACTCGACGCCGCGCCGGACGGACCACCAGATTCGCCGGCACACTCACCGGACTCACCGCGCTCGTCGCGGGCGCGATCGTGCCGCTGGCCGCCCCCGCGGTGGCCGCCGGCGGCATGACGCCCGCCATCGGCGTACACCCGGACGCGAAGGTGGTCGGCCAGGCCACCGGCCGGGACGGCACCGTGCTGTTCGGCTGCCAGGTCACCACGCCCGCCGGCTGCTACGGGCCGGACCAGATCCGCGCCGCGTACGGCGTGGACAAACTCGCCAACTTCGGCCTGGACGGCCGCGGCCGCACCATCGTCATCGTCGACGCCTTCCAGAGCCCGACGATCCAGCACGACCTGGACACCTTCGACGCGCTGTGGGGCCTGCCGGACGCGACGGTGAACATCATCGCGCCGCAGGGGCTCACCCCGTTCGACCAGAACGACGCGAACCAGACCGGCTGGGCCGGCGAGATCACGCTGGACGTGGAGTGGGCGCACGCGATCGCCCCCAAGGCGAGGCTCGACCTGGTGCTGGCCAAGTCCAACGACGACGCCGACATCCTGGCCGCCACCAGGTTCGCGGTCGACCACTCGCTGGGCGACGTCATCTCGCAGAGCTTCGGCGAGGCCGAGCAGTGCATGGATCCCGCGCTGCTGAAGGCGCAACACCGGCTGTTCCAGCAGGCCACCCGCAAGGGGATCACGCTGCTGGCATCGGCCGGCGACCAGGGCTCGGCACAGCCGACGTGCGACGGCACCTCGTTCTTCAAGGCCGCCAGCACCCCGGCGACCGACCCGAACGTCACCGCGGTCGGTGGCACGATCCTGGACGCCGACGGCACGACCGGCGCGTACCACAGCGAGACGACCTGGAACGAGCCTGCCTTCCAGGCCGCCGGCGGCGGCGGGTACTCCGTGCTCTACCGCGAGCCGGCGTACCAGGTGTTCAGCCAGCGTAGCCACATGCGCGCCGTCCCGGACGTCTCCTACAACGCCGCGATCATCGGCGGCGTCCTGGCCGTCTGGAGCTCGTCCGGCCAGGGTGCCGACCTGGTGTTCCGCTTCGGCGGCACGAGCGCCGGGTCGCCGCAGTGGGCCGGGCTGGTGGCGCTCGCCGACCAGGCGCGGCACGGCCGGGTCGGGATGATCAACGACACGCTGTACGCGCTGTCGCTGTCGCGGCACACGTACAACGCGGTGTTCCACGACGTCACCACCGGTGACAACACCTACCACGGCGACGTGACCGTCCCCGGCTTCGCGGCGACGCGCGGCTGGGACGCGGCCACCGGTCTGGGTACCCCCAAGGCCGACCGGTTGGTCCCGATCCTGGCGATCAGCAGGTAG
- a CDS encoding magnesium transporter MgtE N-terminal domain-containing protein produces MSPTTRVFIARLSGIGVFDPNGDQLGRVRDAVTTMRIDRQPPRVLGLVVELQHRHRIFVPMGRVMRIEVDAVVLSSGTVNMKRFERRTHEVLVLSELLDRSVTIIDDRQQVSIVDAGMEQNRARDWVISKLAVRTAGSSRIGRRRGQLFQVAWNEVEGLAIREADQGTDTLLSMLSDLRAADVANALQDMPDKRRLEVASALDDERLADVLQELPEDDQVSLLSSLADERAADVLEAMDDDDAADLLGEMPAADQQRLLELMEPEEAEPVRRLMTYGDYTAGGLMTSEPVVMLPDATVAEALALVRNPELSPALAAQVFVVRPPQATPTGRFLGTAHLQRLLREPPSALVSGICEKDTGTLRPDAPIEEVTRHLATYNLVAVPVVDEHDRLLGAVSVDDVLDHLLPVDWRDADASRDPVGDATTDAVSRNG; encoded by the coding sequence GTGAGTCCGACGACGCGCGTCTTCATCGCCCGGCTGTCCGGGATCGGCGTCTTCGACCCCAACGGCGACCAGCTGGGTCGGGTGCGCGACGCCGTCACGACCATGCGCATCGACCGGCAGCCACCGCGCGTGCTCGGGCTGGTCGTCGAACTGCAGCACCGGCACCGGATCTTCGTGCCGATGGGCCGGGTGATGCGTATCGAGGTCGACGCCGTCGTGCTGTCCAGCGGCACCGTCAACATGAAGCGGTTCGAACGGCGCACCCACGAGGTACTGGTGCTGTCCGAACTGCTGGACCGCTCGGTCACGATCATCGACGACCGCCAGCAGGTGAGCATCGTCGATGCGGGCATGGAGCAGAACCGCGCCCGGGACTGGGTGATCAGCAAGCTGGCGGTGCGCACCGCGGGCAGCAGCCGGATCGGCCGCCGCCGCGGACAGCTGTTCCAGGTCGCGTGGAACGAGGTCGAGGGGCTGGCGATCCGCGAGGCCGACCAGGGCACCGACACGCTGCTGTCCATGCTCTCGGACCTGCGCGCCGCCGACGTCGCGAACGCGCTACAGGACATGCCCGACAAGCGCCGCCTCGAGGTGGCGTCCGCCCTCGACGACGAGCGGCTCGCCGACGTGCTGCAGGAACTGCCGGAGGACGATCAGGTGAGCCTGCTGTCCTCGCTCGCCGACGAGCGCGCCGCCGACGTGCTGGAGGCGATGGACGACGACGACGCGGCCGACCTGCTCGGCGAGATGCCCGCGGCCGACCAGCAGCGGCTGCTCGAGCTGATGGAGCCGGAGGAGGCCGAACCGGTCCGCCGGTTGATGACGTACGGCGACTACACCGCAGGCGGGCTGATGACCTCGGAGCCGGTGGTCATGCTCCCCGACGCGACGGTGGCCGAGGCGCTCGCCCTGGTGCGCAACCCGGAGCTGTCGCCCGCGCTGGCCGCGCAGGTGTTCGTGGTGCGCCCGCCGCAGGCCACCCCGACCGGCCGGTTCCTCGGCACGGCACACCTGCAGCGACTGCTGCGCGAACCACCGTCAGCGCTGGTCAGCGGGATCTGCGAGAAGGACACCGGCACGCTGCGTCCCGATGCGCCGATCGAAGAGGTGACCCGGCACCTGGCCACCTACAACCTGGTCGCCGTGCCCGTGGTCGACGAGCACGACCGGCTGCTCGGCGCGGTCTCGGTCGACGACGTGCTCGACCACCTGTTGCCCGTCGATTGGCGTGACGCCGACGCGTCCCGCGATCCGGTAGGCGACGCCACGACCGATGCGGTGAGCCGCAATGGCTGA
- a CDS encoding DUF1003 domain-containing protein yields MADTRTRLDQPREERRGLRLQYDAEAFGRFTERIARFLGTGRYLVYQTVAIIVWLGYNVAAPKNWRFDPYTFTFLTLILSLQAAYAAPLILLAQNRQDDRDRVNLDADREEARQSKADLDYLAREIAAVRMALGEVATRDFLRSELGRAEAARAEAAREREAAPDAS; encoded by the coding sequence ATGGCTGACACGCGGACCCGGCTGGACCAACCCCGGGAAGAGCGCCGCGGGCTCCGGCTGCAGTACGACGCCGAGGCGTTCGGCCGCTTCACCGAGCGCATCGCGCGCTTCCTGGGCACCGGGCGCTACCTCGTCTACCAGACCGTCGCCATCATCGTGTGGCTCGGCTACAACGTCGCCGCGCCGAAGAACTGGCGCTTCGACCCGTACACGTTCACGTTCTTGACCCTCATCCTGTCGCTGCAGGCCGCCTATGCCGCGCCGCTGATCCTGCTCGCGCAGAACCGGCAGGACGACCGCGACCGGGTGAACCTGGACGCCGACCGCGAGGAGGCGCGCCAGTCCAAGGCCGACCTGGACTACCTCGCACGCGAGATCGCCGCGGTGCGAATGGCGCTCGGCGAGGTGGCGACGCGTGACTTCCTGCGCTCGGAGCTGGGACGGGCCGAGGCGGCGCGCGCCGAGGCGGCCCGCGAGCGCGAGGCGGCACCCGACGCGTCCTGA
- a CDS encoding AzlD domain-containing protein yields the protein MNLWWLVIGTVVGCYLLKLAGYFVPAQVLHHPRIRRLVELVPVALLAALVVVEGAANGRHYDLDGARLAGFAAAAVAVWRRAPFLVVVILAAVTAAGLRAV from the coding sequence ATGAACCTCTGGTGGCTGGTCATCGGCACCGTCGTCGGCTGCTACCTGCTCAAGCTGGCGGGCTACTTCGTGCCGGCCCAGGTGCTGCACCATCCGCGGATCAGGCGCCTCGTCGAACTGGTCCCGGTCGCATTGCTCGCGGCTCTGGTCGTGGTCGAGGGCGCAGCGAACGGCCGGCACTACGACCTCGACGGTGCGCGGCTGGCCGGCTTCGCGGCCGCGGCGGTCGCCGTGTGGCGGCGAGCGCCGTTCCTGGTGGTCGTGATCCTCGCCGCCGTCACCGCGGCCGGCCTGCGGGCGGTCTGA
- a CDS encoding AzlC family ABC transporter permease: MTSAAQHAPRRAVIRDSLGVGIAVGAYGAAFGLASVAAGLSVLQTCLLSLFAFTGGTQFAVVGVVAGGGTLAAALSSGLLLGARNTLYAMRLAPLLQVRGVRRMAAALGTIDESTAMAVSQTSVANSRTAFWWTFGGVFTFWNLSTLIGAAGATVLGDPTRFGLDAVIPAAFLALLAPRLRGGALERGVALGAAVIALALIPLTPPGVPVLASCGALLLAARLRETPA, encoded by the coding sequence ATGACCTCAGCTGCCCAGCACGCCCCGCGACGGGCAGTGATCCGCGACTCCCTCGGCGTGGGGATCGCGGTCGGTGCATACGGCGCGGCGTTCGGGTTGGCGTCGGTGGCAGCCGGGCTGTCGGTGCTGCAGACCTGCCTGCTCTCGCTGTTCGCGTTCACCGGCGGTACCCAGTTCGCGGTGGTTGGCGTGGTCGCCGGTGGCGGGACGTTGGCCGCCGCGCTGAGCAGCGGGTTGCTGCTCGGCGCGCGCAACACGCTCTACGCGATGCGGCTGGCGCCGTTGCTGCAGGTACGCGGCGTCCGGCGCATGGCCGCCGCGCTCGGGACGATCGACGAGTCGACGGCGATGGCGGTCAGCCAGACGAGCGTGGCGAACTCGCGCACCGCGTTCTGGTGGACGTTCGGCGGTGTCTTCACCTTCTGGAACCTGTCGACGCTGATCGGCGCGGCCGGGGCCACGGTGCTCGGCGATCCCACCAGGTTCGGGCTGGACGCGGTGATCCCCGCCGCGTTCCTCGCCCTGCTCGCGCCGCGGCTGCGCGGCGGCGCGCTGGAGCGAGGCGTGGCGCTCGGCGCCGCGGTGATCGCGCTCGCGCTGATCCCGCTCACCCCGCCCGGCGTCCCGGTGCTCGCCTCGTGCGGGGCGCTGCTGCTCGCCGCCCGGCTGCGCGAGACGCCGGCATGA